From Pusillibacter faecalis, one genomic window encodes:
- a CDS encoding DUF6774 domain-containing protein — MDAFEQSASVYALALTLAKSMSTEELTRTALLLTQLGTTLATLAGLQNLNQSSSSQELADLSGLR, encoded by the coding sequence ATGGATGCCTTTGAGCAGAGCGCCAGTGTTTATGCGCTGGCGTTGACGTTGGCCAAGAGCATGAGCACAGAGGAGCTAACCCGCACAGCTCTGCTGCTGACGCAGCTGGGTACCACACTGGCGACCCTGGCTGGATTGCAGAATCTGAACCAGAGCAGTAGCTCCCAGGAGCTGGCAGACCTCTCCGGCCTCCGGTAA